A genomic region of Peromyscus eremicus chromosome 19, PerEre_H2_v1, whole genome shotgun sequence contains the following coding sequences:
- the LOC131895828 gene encoding vesicle-associated membrane protein-associated protein A-like, with the protein MPMASASCAPTKPQQILVLDPPTELKFRGPFTTVVTTHLKLRNPTSRKVCFKVKSTSPRRYCVRPNSGVVEPGCTVTVAAMLQPFSYDPSREAKHKFMVQTVFAPPDTSNLQAVWKKADPGELMDSKLRCVFEMPRESGKQDDGLRLRKPAPLNKPRLDSSTSLKPSRTTPLPVVLLVIGAVFIGFFLGKFIL; encoded by the coding sequence ATGCCCATGGCGTCCGCCTCCTGCGCCCCCACGAAGCCCCAGCAGATCCTGGTCCTCGACCCGCCAACAGAGCTCAAGTTCCGAGGCCCCTTCACCACCGTAGTCACCACGCATCTTAAACTGCGCAACCCGACGTCGAGGAAAGTGTGCTTCAAGGTGAAGAGCACCAGCCCTCGCCGCTACTGCGTGCGTCCCAACAGCGGCGTGGTCGAGCCGGGCTGCACGGTGACTGTCGCCGCCATGCTGCAGCCCTTCAGCTACGACCCCAGCCGGGAGGCCAAGCACAAGTTCATGGTGCAGACGGTGTTCGCTCCCCCGGACACTTCGAATCTGCAGGCCGTGTGGAAGAAGGCGGACCCCGGTGAACTGATGGATTCGAAACTGAGGTGTGTGTTTGAGATGCCGAGAGAGAGTGGCAAACAGGATGACGGCTTGAGACTCAGAAAGCCAGCGCCTCTCAACAAGCCCAGGCTCGACTCCTCCACGTCCTTGAAGCCAAGTCGCACCACGCCTCTTCCTGTTGTTCTGCTGGTGATTGGAGCAGTCTTCATTGGCTTCTTCCTGGGGAAATTCATCTTGTAG